GAAACCAATCCacataagaaataatttaatttttgtttttgttttttttttttttaaaccagagaAGCTCCTTCATAGGAATACACAGTAGGAGTATATGACGGTAGCACTTTATGCAAGTTTAGAAAATGCATTAAGTTATGACCCccccagaaattaaaaaaaaaaaaaaaacacatcacaaaGTACTAATTGTCGTAAGAAAGAACACATACATTTGCATGACAACCCAATGCTATTACTGTCTAAATGTAATTAAACTGCATAAATGTTCCAAAGAGATGCAGCAATCCAAATTTACAAAGTCACTGAAAAATGGAAGACCTGTTCGTTGCTGCCTATTCTGTTTTTTGCTCCTACCATTGTGCGGGTTCAGATGCTTCAGCTCACTAAGGCAGCAAAACTTCAGCCAGCAGCTTTTACCATTTTAGCAAATTCAGATGGTTCAAAGAAGTTTCTGATCAGCTCCAGAGCCAGTGCAGGAAGAGAGGGCCACAAGGTCATGAGCGGAGGGAACTAGTCCACCCCTTTCTGGCAGCAGCAAGCCCTTACATCAGCTCAACTGCTCTCTGAGCCAGAACCATAAACACAGATTTTGAGGCTGCCTCTTTCAAAATTGCGACACCCCCCTCCATGTTCCTCTGATGTCTCCAAAACCATCCACAGAACGTGCACTTCTCCTCAGAATGCCAAGTTGTATTGATGCTGTGAGAATTCAATCTGCATTCCAAAGTGgtgattattttaataagtgagcaataaaaattaagaaaaaaaagtattttatagaCCATCTAGCCTAGACCCAAAAATAAAGTCTTCAGATGAAATCCCCACTAGTCATATAAACTTTTCCCTTGgatgtttttttcagccagGCATTAACTTATTCAGTAAAATAAGTCAATAGCACCATgcacttttaattaaaaataaaaaataaaacaaacaaaaaattgtttggagggaaaaataaaccacacaACTACAACATTGTACATTAAGAAAATTACCTCATTACATGAGCTATGCATCATGCCAGAGTAAGTCCTGAAGGTTACATTGGCTGGATTTATCATACTCTTTAGCTTCTCAACAGTAAGAGAACCGAACATTAAAGGAACAAGTGGGTCACAGTCCCCATGGCACTGAAGAACGGGAATCTCCTTGTTGACACCACTGATAGCGCCCTGTCCGGGGTGAGATTTAAAGGGGGGAAGAGAAGAAGCAGACAGTAAATGAAGTAAAACTAACATATTTGAGATAAAATTACCCCAGGGCATTACTCCCTGTGGAGTGACAAAGTAAGCTGAATTCTCAAGGAAGAACATAATCAATAGCATGCTAGTTCCCCGTGAAATACATTCTATGCCTGACCATCCATtaaatttaacaacaaaaaaaacaagaaaaacacacctGCATGTAAGATTTTGGCACTCATTTCAGAaaagttcttcaaaaaaaatgtgatttctggACTAGTAAAACAAACCGATACTTTGTTTAAACACCTAGTCTTTAATAAGACTTGCAGATGGAACTAGTGGCAAATAGAAAATTCATCTTCAAGGAAAATCTTGCCATACTCTGTAAGTTTCCTCTGAATGTCATTTTAAGCAGAGGTAGTTACTGAGTTCTTCCTTATTTTCCCAACTTGCCAAACTCTAAAACTGCAGTGccctattttaaaaaattctgagCTCACTGCAGCCAATACTCGGTAACGATGGCCACTAATTCCTGCACAAGATACAACCTTCAGATATACTAATTTCACAAGTACAGAACACCttaagaaagaaacataaatacCTGAACAAAGGAAGTTCGCAGAGGAAGCCAACAGCTGAGGGCTACGACACCTGCtaatttttgttgtgttgtaAGAGCTGTATACAATGATAAAGCACCTCCCtaagacaaaaatattagtATTAGTATGCTGAAGGTAATCTtccttttaatgtttgtttcaaGATTGTCAGTTTCTCCTTTAAAGAACTCTTTCCATTCCAATTTATTCTTCCTTAGAACCAATACTAAAACCAATACCAAGTGTTCCTATACATCATTTATTGTATTTTCCCCCACCTCCAAGTCCATGTGATCAATTCACAACTAAAACAGCAAATTTACCATAACTAACAGCTGAAAGTTAGACTTGAAAGCTagacatgaaataaattactaCCACTCACGATAATATCATCattactttaatattttaattcactttcACACAGACAGTTGGCATATAGACCCAACTGGCCTATAGGGCATTGGCCTATTATGATATTTTACAAGCCACAATGGTCGAAATATATTTCCCAAACAAATCCAGACTATGAAATATCTACCAAACTAAAGTCAAATTAAAAAGACTAGCAAGATGttcaagaaaaaagattttcaggCAACACTACAGAAGACTTCAAATAGACTATCCATTTTAGTAGCTTTTTCCACAtgttcatttttcagtgaacaGTAATGATCTGCTTAACACgaacaacttcattttttcaggCAAAGAGAAACTGACTCcttaaaatttcagaaacacCTAACATCAGCTTTTCAGTTCAAGTCTGGATTTCCCACATTAGGATAGCTAGGTTATTTCCCTTGAAAAAGACACAGTTCTTTCCAACCATACCTCACCTGAGAAAAGCCTCCCAGAATAATTCGATTAGAAGGAATCCCATTCTTTACTTCTTGATCTATCAGTGCTTTAACTGCAACATAAATAAAGGCCAGTAGTTAAAATGCATTCCACTCTGTAGAAAGTCTATGAGGGAGACCATCTCCCTGATGCCAACAGAAAgctaacaaaaggaaaacttcatCTGCTTTGCATTAAAAAGTATCAAAAAATCTAGGACATGATAAAAAATTCCAGTGCCACTATACAAtttccaaagaggaaaatgtgcAAGGAAGTCTTGCAAAAGTTTCCCTGCTAGGGAGATAGTATCCTCTTCTAACTACCCAGCAGCACAAGTGGAAGACTGTTCCAACTTGCTATGCTATCCAGAGgctcttaaaaataacaaaaaaacagcacactAGCTCCCACGTACATTTTATCATCGAGAATATGAAGTGTATGAAGTGTTTATACTTACGAACTACCTACTCACtcatgaagtttaaaaaaaatgcagttagcTAAACTCAAATCAGCAGTAATGCAACACATCGTATTACCTTCCCCAATGATTTTGACTTTGTGAATCAGTAGACT
The genomic region above belongs to Cygnus atratus isolate AKBS03 ecotype Queensland, Australia chromosome 2, CAtr_DNAZoo_HiC_assembly, whole genome shotgun sequence and contains:
- the LYPLA1 gene encoding acyl-protein thioesterase 1, producing MCGNNMSAPLPAIVPAARKATAAVIFLHGLGDTGHGWSEALAGIKSPHVKYICPHAPVMPVSLNMNMAMPSWFDIIGLSPDSQEDEAGIKQAAENVKALIDQEVKNGIPSNRIILGGFSQGGALSLYTALTTQQKLAGVVALSCWLPLRTSFVQGAISGVNKEIPVLQCHGDCDPLVPLMFGSLTVEKLKSMINPANVTFRTYSGMMHSSCNEEMMDVKQFIDKHLPPVD